One Scomber scombrus chromosome 4, fScoSco1.1, whole genome shotgun sequence genomic region harbors:
- the prxl2c gene encoding peroxiredoxin-like 2C — protein MAEIESPITRQVTRENGESGGPLVDIRLEDVEDCLIYDRHGVAFPFKKLYQDRKSVIIFVRNFLCYSCTEYVEDLSKIPKETLQDSGINLVVIGQSAHHHIEPFCSLTLYPHEIFVDPERCIYQKLGMKKEEKFTNSAHPSPHVKSGIFMGQMKSIWRAMTSPAFDFQGDMDQQGGAIIAGPGSQIHFSHFDMNRLDHMPINWLLQLAGVQQTLDFSDKPKIIHV, from the exons ATGGCTGAAATAGAGTCACCAATAACTCGGCAAGTAACGAGAGAAAACGGGGAAAGTGGAGGCCCTCTGGTCGATATTCGCCTTGAAGACGTCGAGGATTGTTTAATTTACGACCGACATGGAGTTGCTTTTCCGTTCAAGAAATTATACCAAGACAGGAAATCGGTCATAATTTTTGTGCGG AATTTCTTGTGCTACAGCTGTACAGAATATGTGGAGGATTTGAGCAAAATACCCAAAGAAACACTACAG GATTCTGGCATTAATTTGGTTGTGATTGGCCAGTCTGCCCATCATCATATAGAG CCATTCTGCTCGCTAACGCTGTATCCTCATGAAATATTTGTGGACCCGGAGAGGTGCATTTATCAAAAGCTTGGgatgaaaaaggaagagaaattTACAAACTCAG CTCACCCAAGTCCCCATGTGAAGTCTGGTATCTTTATGGGCCAAATGAAGAGTATATGGAGGGCCATGACTAGTCCTGCATTTGACTTCCAGGGTGATATGGATCAGCAAGGTGGAGCCATAATTGCAGGACCAG gcTCTCAAATCCATTTTTCACATTTCGACATGAACCGCCTGGACCACATGCCCATTAATTGGCTCCTGCAGCTCGCTGGAGTTCAACAGACTCTGGACTTCAGTGATAAGCCAAAGATCATCCATGTGTAG